In a genomic window of Gigantopelta aegis isolate Gae_Host chromosome 9, Gae_host_genome, whole genome shotgun sequence:
- the LOC121382112 gene encoding uncharacterized protein LOC121382112 yields the protein MISFVFLCLVGSVHLIEGVVTGECPRLPCPNTSFCSKTAPTYFLHNGMKCKGCDECIMSAPSKKAVSGVTQLLHICPMVMCTMPPPCDVPLEMHHMKLGDLVCPTCQSCPQGHETGPAPVTIRLKKDASPILACPKILCMVPNNHCSVPLQISKMTFLGHECAGCPYCPTDRV from the exons ATGATTAGTTTTGTGTTCCTATGTCTTGTTG GATCGGTGCATCTAATTGAAGGAGTCGTTACC GGAGAATGTCCTCGCTTACCCTGCCCTAATACTAGCTTCTGCTCGAAGACTGCTCCAACATACTTCCTCCACAATGGGATGAAATGTAAGGGGTGTGACGAGTGCATCATGTCAGCGCCG TCGAAGAAAGCTGTATCTGGAGTGACTCAGCTTCTACACATCTGTCCCATGGTCATGTGCACGATGCCTCCACCGTGTGACGTGCCCCTGGAGATGCACCATATGAAGCTCGGAGATCTCGTTTGTCCCACGTGTCAATCATGTCCACAGGGACACGAGACAGGACCGGCTCCTGTGACG ATCCGTCTGAAGAAGGACGCCTCCCCCATCTTGGCGTGTCCTAAGATCCTGTGCATGGTCCCTAACAACCACTGCTCCGTGCCGCTGCAAATATCCAAGATGACCTTCTTGGGGCATGAATGTGCCGGATGCCCCTACTGCCCTACTGACCGTGTTTGA